In a single window of the Lineus longissimus chromosome 4, tnLinLong1.2, whole genome shotgun sequence genome:
- the LOC135486452 gene encoding ankyrin repeat domain-containing protein 66-like yields the protein MAGLELHEAAAVGDQDSLEQYLRSGKFDANLRDVEWGSRTALHWAATKGFVECIRLLLDYGANGTARMSGGWTPAHCAAEAGRLTVLRALHNAHVSIMKKDKFGERPRHIAETYGHVECVKYLLAAEEEEIRRRSTKDLPPESDDSDIEPPDELA from the exons ATGGCTGGACTAGAGTTACACGAAGCAGCAGCGGTAGGGGACCAGGATTCCTTGGAGCAGTACTTGAGGAGTGGCAAATTTGACGCCAATCTTCGTGACGTAGAGTGGGGGAGTCGCACAGCCTTACACTGGGCTGCGACCAAAG GCTTTGTTGAATGCATCCGGTTACTCCTGGACTACGGTGCCAATGGCACAGCGCGGATGTCTGGCGGATGGACCCCAGCGCACTGCGCTGCGGAGGCCGGCCGGTTGACGGTGCTGCGAGCCCTTCACAATGCTCATGTCTCGATCATGAAGAAGGACAAGTTTGGAGAGAGGCCCAGGCATATCGCAGAGACTTATGGACATGTTGAGTGTGTCAAGTATCTGCTAGC GGCGGAGGAAGAGGAGATACGTCGGCGATCTACCAAAGATCTACCCCCAGAATCTGATGACTCCGATATCGAACCACCTGACGAACTGGCATGA